In one window of Arachis ipaensis cultivar K30076 chromosome B06, Araip1.1, whole genome shotgun sequence DNA:
- the LOC107648668 gene encoding probable LRR receptor-like serine/threonine-protein kinase At1g67720 (The sequence of the model RefSeq protein was modified relative to this genomic sequence to represent the inferred CDS: added 141 bases not found in genome assembly) has translation MEENGALFLFSLSLLLLPLSSSSAQMQGFVSLDCGGSENFTDEIGLKWSPDDKLPYGEVSTISVANETRRQYTTLRHFPADTKKYCYTLDVVSRTRYLLRAAFLYGNFDNNNVYPKFDISVGATHWSTIVISDANLIEMRELIFLASSSAVSVCLSNATTGQPFISTLELRQFNGSVYYTQYEEQFYLSVSARINFGAESDAPIRYPDDPFDRIWESDSVKKANFLVDVADGTKKISTEVPIDVNRDEIPPVKVMQTAVVGTNGSLTYRLNLDGFPGTGWAFSYCAEIEDLGPNDSRKFRLVLPGQPDISKAVVNIEENAQGKYRLYEPGFNNISLPFVLSFRFGKTSDSSKGPLLNAMEINKYLEKNDGSIDLAAVSSVLSHYPSADWAQEGGDPCLPVPWSWIRCNSDPQPKVVSVLLSGKNLTGNVPLDITKLTGLVELWLDGNMLTGPIPDFTGCMDLKIIHLENNQLTGVLPTSLLNLPNLGEMYVQNNLLSGTIPSALLSKDLVLDYSGNINLHTGKRIEGKTYVIIGSTVGASVLLLATIISYLFMRKGNRRYFEQDHNSSLPTQKLASWKNDDPAETAHCFSFSEILNATNNFEKKIGSGGFGVVYYGKLKDGKEIAVKVLTNNSYQGKREFSNEVTLLSRIHHRNLVQLLGYCREEDSSMLIYEFMHNGTLKEHLYGPLTHGRSINWIKRLEVAEDAAKGIEYLHTGCVPVVIHRDVKSSNILLDKQMRAKVSDFGLSKLAVDGVSHVSSIVRGTVGYLDPEYYISQQLTDKSDVYSFGVILLELISGQEAISNENFGVNCRNIVQWAKFHIESGDIQGIIDPMLRNDYDLQSMWKIAEKALMCVQPHGYMRPSISEVLKEIQDAIAIEREAESNSRGLSRNSFHSSVNIGSMDLGATESYLSIDESIARPTAR, from the exons ATGGAGGAGAACGGAGcgctcttcctcttctctctctcactTCTACTTCTCCCGCTTTCCTCCTCTTCCGCTCAGATGCAAG GTTTTGTAAGTTTGGACTGTGGAGGTTCAGAAAATTTCACTGATGAGATTGGTCTTAAATGGAGCCCTGATGATAAGCTTCCTTATGGAGAAGTAAGCACCATATCAGTTGCGAACGAGACACGGCGGCAGTACACCACGCTTAGACACTTCCCTGCTGATACCAAGAAATACTGCTACACACTTGATGTTGTGAGCAGGACAAGGTACCTACTGAGGGCCGCATTCCTGTATGGGAACTTTGATAATAACAATGTTTATCCTAAATTTGACATTTCTGTTGGGGCTACACATTGGTCTACCATTGTTATATCAGATGCTAACCTTATAGAAATGAGAGAGCTTATATTTTTGGCCTCAAGTTCTGCTGTGAGTGTGTGCTTATCGAACGCCACAACAGGGCAGCCGTTCATATCTACACTTGAGCTCCGGCAATTCAATGGTTCAGTTTATTATACACAATATGAGGAACAATTTTACCTCAGTGTCTCTGCACGGATAAATTTTGGAGCAGAAAGTGATGCTCCAATCAG GTATCCTGATGATCCTTTTGATAGAATATGGGAGTCAGATTCTGTGAAGAAAGCAAATTTTCTTGTTGATGTTGCTGATGGTACCAAGAAAATCTCTACCGAAGTACCAATTGATGTTAACAGAGACGAAATACCCCCAGTGAAAGTGATGCAGACAGCAGTAGTTGGCACAAATGGGTCTCTAACTTACCGGTTGAACTTGGATGGTTTTCCTGGTACTGGTTGGGCATTCTCTTATTGTGCAGAAATTGAAGATTTGGGTCCAAATGATTCCAGAAAATTTAGGCTAGTACTTCCAGGCCAGCCTGATATTAGCAAGGCTGTTGTAAATATTGAAGAAAATGCTCAGGGAAAATATCGCCTCTATGAACCAGGATTTAACAACATATCCCTGCCCTTTGTGCTTTCTTTTAGATTTGGCAAGACCTCTGATTCTTCCAAGGGTCCTCTCCTAAATGCAATGGAGATAAATAAATATTTGGAGAAAAATGATGGCTCTATTGATT TAGCAGCTGTTTCTAGTGTATTGTCACACTACCCTTCGGCAGATTGGGCACAAGAGGGAGGGGACCCTTGTCTACCTGTTCCATGGTCATGGATCCGCTGTAATTCAGATCCACAACCAAAAGTAGTTTCAGT CTTATTGTCCGGTAAAAACCTGACTGGAAATGTTCCTTTGGATATCACCAAATTGACTGGTCTAGTTGAACT ATGGCTTGATGGAAACATGTTAACTGGCCCAATACCAGATTTTACTGGGTGCATGGACTTAAAGATCAT CTACTCTGGAAACATTAATCTTCACACGGGGAAAAGAATAGAGGGCAAAACGTATGTTATTATTGGTTCCACAGTGGGGGCTTCTGTTCTATTATTGGCCACTATTATATCTTACTTGTTTATGCGTAAAGGAAATAGAAGGTATTTTGAGCAAG ATCACAACTCTTCTCTCCCTACTCAAAAGCTGGCTtcctggaaaaatgatgatcctGCAGAAACTGCTCACTGCTTCAGTTTTTCCGAAATTTTAAATGCCACAAATAATTTTGAGAAAAAGATTGGTTCTGGTGGTTTTGGAGTTGTGTACTACGGGAAACTGAAAGATGGAAAAGAGATAGCTGTAAAAGTTTTGACCAATAATTCCTATCAAGGCAAGCGAGAGTTCTCCAATGAG GTGACACTTCTTTCAAGAATACATCACAGAAATTTGGTACAGCTTCTTGGGTATTGCCGGGAGGAAGATAGTAGCATGCTCATTTATGAATTCATGCACAATGGAACTCTCAAGGAACATCTCTATG GTCCATTAACGCATGGACGGAGTATCAATTGGATTAAGCGGCTTGAGGTTGCAGAAGATGCTGCAAAAG gGATTGAATACCTTCATACGGGTTGTGTTCCTGTTGTTATCCATAGAGATGTAAAAAGCAGCAATATTCTTCTTGACAAGCAAATGAGAGCTAAGGTCTCAGATTTTGGTCTTTCAAAACTTGCTGTTGATGGCGTTTCCCATGTTTCTAGCATAGTTCGGGGGACAGTAGGATATCTTGATCCTGA GTACTATATCTCCCAGCAACTGACTGACAAGAGCGATGTTTATAGTTTTGGTGTAATTCTTCTTGAACTCATATCTGGACAAGAAGCAATATCAAATGAAAACTTTGGTGTTAACTGCCGAAACATAGTCCAGTGG GCAAAATTTCACATTGAGAGTGGTGACATACAAGGAATTATTGACCCCATGCTAAGGAATGATTACGACCTACAATCAATGTGGAAAATAGCAGAGAAAGCATTGATGTGTGTTCAACCTCATGGATATATGAGGCCATCGATTTCTGAAGTTCTGAAGGAGATCCAAGATGCAATAGCTATTGAGAGAGAGGCTGAAAGCAATTCACGTGGCTTGTCAAGAAATTCTTTCCACTCTTCCGTGAACATAGGTTCAATGGATCTAGGTGCCACTGAGAGTTACCTCTCAATTGATGAATCCATTGCACGCCCAACCGCAAGATAA
- the LOC107648669 gene encoding nuclear transcription factor Y subunit B-10: protein MADGPASPGGGSHESGDHSPRSNIREQDRFLPIANISRIMKKALPANGKIAKDAKETVQECVSEFISFITSEASDKCQREKRKTINGDDLLWAMATLGFEDYIDPLKIYLTRYREMEGDTKGSAKGGDASAKKEVQPSPNVQLAHQGSFSQGVNYTNPQGQHMMVPMQGPE from the exons ATGGCCGACGGTCCGGCGAGCCCAGGCGGCGGAAGCCACGAGAGCGGTGACCATAGCCCTCGCTCCAACATAAGGGAGCAGGACAGGTTCCTTCCCATCGCTAACATCAGCCGCATCATGAAGAAGGCGCTTCCCGCCAACGGAAAAATcgccaaggatgccaaagaaacTGTTCAGGAATGCGTCTCCGAGTTTATCAGCTTCATCACCAGCga GGCCTCTGATAAGTgccagagagagaagaggaagactaTTAACGGTGATGATTTGCTCTGGGCAATGGCGACTCTCGGTTTCGAGGATTATATTGATCCCTTGAAGATTTACCTCACAAGATACAGAGAG ATGGAG GGTGACACCAAGGGTTCAGCAAAGGGTGGAGACGCTTCTGCTAAGAAAGAGGTTCAACCAAGTCCTAATGTTCAG CTTGCTCATCAAGGTTCTTTCTCACAAGGCGTTAATTACACTAACCCTCAG GGTCAACATATGATGGTTCCTATGCAAGGTCCAGAGTAG